AATCTTTTGAAGAAGTAAGGTTGCTTAACGGCATTAACTATCTTGGAGACGGCGAGATTCTGGATGTTATGAAGACTCCTCAAAGGGGTAAGATTGAGATAGTTATGGATAATGCGGATAAGCTGATTGCGGAGGAAAACTATATTAAAATTCCAACATCTTTTCAGATTTTAAAATACGGTGAGGCGGAAGACAAGCAGCTGCTTATTACTTTTGATGACGGACCGGATGAGAGATGGACTCCTAAAATCCTGGATATCTTAAAGAAATATCATGTACATGCTGCATTTTTCCTAGTCGGTTTACAGGCGGAGAGGAATCTTCCAATTGTAAAAAGAATTTATGAAGAAGGGAACCTTCTTGGTAATCATACATTTACGCATAAAAATGTTGCAAAGGAGTCTCCCGACAGAACTTTTGCAGAATTAAAGCTTACCCGTCTTTTGATAGAGTGCATAACGGGACACAGCACAATTTTATTCCGTCCTCCTTACAATGCGGACAGCGAGCCGGCAAACATGGAAGAGCTTATCCCGGTGGTACTTGCGCGCAAACAAAATTACATTGATGTTGGAGAATCTATAGACCCGGAGGATTGGCAGCCGGGAATAACGGCGGATACTATTTTCAACAGAGTGGTCAGACAGGTAAAGCAGGGAAACGGACATATTATTTTGCTGCATGATGCAGGCGGCGAGACTAGAAAAGAGACAATTAAGGCACTGCCAAGAATAATAGAATACTTTCAGAAACAGGGATATACCTTTACTACGCTGGATAAAATTTTGGATAAGAACAAAGACCAGCTGATGCCAAATGTTGATAAGGGCAATGAGTATTACGCTATTCAGGCAAACATGGCGTCAGTTACTATCATGTATGAAATTATAAAGTTCCTGACAGCGCTGTTCATAATATTTATAATACTCGGACTTGGCCGCCTTGTATTTATGATAGCTCTAACAACAAAGGAGAGACTAAGGGAGAGGAGAAGAAGGAACGAACTGAATCCTCAGTTGATAGTGCCCGGCACTGCTCCAAAAGTTTCTATCATTGTCCCTGCTTTCAATGAGGAAGTGAATGCTGTCTCCTCTTTGCAAAACCTTCTAAAACAGGATTATCCAAACTTTGATATAATATTTGTTGACGATGGCAGCAAGGACGAAACTTACAAGAGAGTATGTGATGCGCTATCGGGAAATAAAAAAATAAAAATATTCACCAAGCCAAACGGCGGCAAGGCATCTGCCTTAAACTTTGGAATTGAGCAAACTACGGCAGATTTTCTGGTTTGCATAGACGCGGATACTAAACTTTACAGCAATGCTGTTTCTCTTTTGATGACTCATTTTATTTGTGATAAAGAGAAAAAAGTTGGAGCGGTTGCAGGTAATGTAAAGGTTGGAAATCAGCTGAATATGCTTACCAAATGGCAGGCTATTGAATATACCACCAGCCAAAATTTTGACCGCAACGCTTATGCCGCAATTAACGCTATTACAGTTGTTCCAGGCGCAATAGGGGGATTCCGAAAGAGCGCAATAGCGGCTGCCGGAGGACTCACCACGGATACTCTTGCAGAAGATTGCGATTTGACAATCAGAATTTTAAGAGCAGGATATGTTGTTGAAAATGAGAACCGTGCCGTGGCAATGACAGAGGCTCCGGAGAAGATTGACCAGTTCATGCGCCAGAGAGTACGCTGGAGCTTTGGAATAATGCAGACATTTTGGAAGAACAGGGATGCGTTAATGACTCGCAAGCACAAAGGCCTGGGATTGTGGGCATTGCCTAATATGCTTGTATTCCAGTTTATCATTCCTACTTTCTCTCCTCTTGCAGATTTGTTTATGATTATAGGACTTTTCAGCGGAAATGCCGGAAGAATATTTATTTACTATTTGATATTTACTCTAATTGATGCAAGCGTATCTATTGCCGCATATCTATTTGAGAGAGAGAAACTTTGGGTTCTGTTTTGGATTATTCCGCAACGCTTCTGCTACAGATGGATAATGTATGTTGTTCTCTTTAAGAGCTATAAGAGGGCAATTAAAGGAGAGCTGCAAACATGGGGCGTTCTTAAGAGAACCGGCAATGTCAAGGAGATAGGGGCATAGTATATTCTCTTTTTTCTCAAATCAATTTTTGACCTTATAATTTAAAGCCATACCTTTGCTGCGCTTTTTTTGCACATGTAATGGGATGGGAGCTTGTGCTGCCGGTTTAAAAGTATTGATAAAAGAGATGAAAAACTACTCCGTTCAGAGAGTTAACTTGGCTGCCTATTTAGGCTGCGCATTTTTTGGTGTGACAATGCTTTCATTGGGAGTAATCCTCCCTCCTCTGCAAAAGATTCTGCCAGAGGCGCTTGCATTGCCTCCATTGTTATCCGTCGGGATAATAACAGGCACTATTTTATTTGGTCCCATAATGGACCGCTACGGCTATAAGTGGCTGCTCACCTGCGCTACATTTTTCTTGCTTGTCGGGTTGATTGGCATGGCTTACTCAGAGGATATTAGGGTTTTGCGGGCTAGCATATTTTTGATTGGCTTTGGCGGAGGCATCCTTAACGGAGAGACAATAGCAATAGTTTCAGACATCAATGATGATGCTCACCGCACTACCAAGCTGAGTATTCTTGCAGGCAGCTATTGCGTTGGGTGCATACTTTGGACGTTGTCTTGCAATGTGTTTGAAAACTACAAGATTCCATTGATTGCCAGCGCAATAATTATGGGGGCGGCAGTTATATTTTTTATCTGTACAAAATTTCCCGGGGCTAAAAATTCATCTTCTAATACCGTAGAAACATCTTTCATCTTCAGAAACATCGCCGGAAGCATCTTCAGAAACATCGTCGGAAACTTCAGTTCCTGCAAAGACCGATACATACAAGACCGGAAACAATGAGAATGGTTTTGCGGCATTTTTTAAATCCTTTGCCCTGCTTAAATATCCTGCACTTGTGATAGTTGCAATAATGCTCTTCTTTCAGACTGCGCTTGAGGCTGTAAGCGTAATCTTCACAACATCCTATATTACAATGTTTCAGGGTGGTTTGGATATAAAGCATGCGCTGTTTTCTCTTACTCTTATGACTGTTGGAATGATGCTGGGAAGGTTTGCAATACCGGTGATTATCAAGAAGCTAAGAGATATTATTGCTTTGGACGTATATTTGCTGCTGGCATTTATAGGATGTATATTGCTGATACTTTGGCCAATGTCTGTTCCGGCCGTATATATTGCCATGACCTTGATTGGCTTTGGCATTGCCGCCACTCCTCCAATTATTTTAGGCTATCTGGGAAGCGTATTCCGTAAAAAATCAGGGTCAGCATTTTCAATTGCAATCTTCATAGCGCTGTGCGGACAGCTTGTAGCTAATTTGTTTATAGGCAAGGTCTTTCTTGCA
The window above is part of the Bacteroidales bacterium genome. Proteins encoded here:
- a CDS encoding glycosyltransferase, with the translated sequence MAKQVFQTDSPSRWRKIKWSARVILFAVALLVAVFIAMFIIDHIPSLPFNQDYKKAVLATRPFLQETKYSKEYSGFRPYISDKQFHHNYAQEKAARLSKLKRFHGFGDTLQQKYIDSWQDCSAGIRAGFYVAWDPKSYNSLRRNIHNLNLVMPEWFFIDTLTDGLKTNIDRKGLSLMRKSGVPIMPMFSNNVNKEFRASAIGRILHNPHKQKVLIDSLVAKCLKYKFVGINLDIEELQESRDEYLTEFVIKLTTEFHRHNLLVSQDIEPFNTDYNVKELAKYEDYLVLMAYDEYSMSSDPGPISSQKWIEAALDNLAKGVPNNKIILGLAAFGYDWSNGPDGNVSITYQEALSRAAESDSKINFDDNTYNLSYACDDERGFLHQVFFTDAATTYNVMRFGAEYGIAGFGLWRLGSEDNRIWKYYPKDMEDNPLGHEGEKSFEEVRLLNGINYLGDGEILDVMKTPQRGKIEIVMDNADKLIAEENYIKIPTSFQILKYGEAEDKQLLITFDDGPDERWTPKILDILKKYHVHAAFFLVGLQAERNLPIVKRIYEEGNLLGNHTFTHKNVAKESPDRTFAELKLTRLLIECITGHSTILFRPPYNADSEPANMEELIPVVLARKQNYIDVGESIDPEDWQPGITADTIFNRVVRQVKQGNGHIILLHDAGGETRKETIKALPRIIEYFQKQGYTFTTLDKILDKNKDQLMPNVDKGNEYYAIQANMASVTIMYEIIKFLTALFIIFIILGLGRLVFMIALTTKERLRERRRRNELNPQLIVPGTAPKVSIIVPAFNEEVNAVSSLQNLLKQDYPNFDIIFVDDGSKDETYKRVCDALSGNKKIKIFTKPNGGKASALNFGIEQTTADFLVCIDADTKLYSNAVSLLMTHFICDKEKKVGAVAGNVKVGNQLNMLTKWQAIEYTTSQNFDRNAYAAINAITVVPGAIGGFRKSAIAAAGGLTTDTLAEDCDLTIRILRAGYVVENENRAVAMTEAPEKIDQFMRQRVRWSFGIMQTFWKNRDALMTRKHKGLGLWALPNMLVFQFIIPTFSPLADLFMIIGLFSGNAGRIFIYYLIFTLIDASVSIAAYLFEREKLWVLFWIIPQRFCYRWIMYVVLFKSYKRAIKGELQTWGVLKRTGNVKEIGA
- a CDS encoding MFS transporter → MKNYSVQRVNLAAYLGCAFFGVTMLSLGVILPPLQKILPEALALPPLLSVGIITGTILFGPIMDRYGYKWLLTCATFFLLVGLIGMAYSEDIRVLRASIFLIGFGGGILNGETIAIVSDINDDAHRTTKLSILAGSYCVGCILWTLSCNVFENYKIPLIASAIIMGAAVIFFICTKFPGAKNSSSNTVETSFIFRNIAGSIFRNIVGNFSSCKDRYIQDRKQ